Within the Miscanthus floridulus cultivar M001 chromosome 2, ASM1932011v1, whole genome shotgun sequence genome, the region cagaaaaaaaaacatcgtTGCTATTGCCTAaggtctcagatcaagtgtagtatcacagaaaaaaaacatcattgctattgcccaaagtctcagatcaagtgtagtatcacagaaaaaaaacatcattgctattgcccaaagtctcagatcaagtgtagtatcacagaaaaaaaataTCATTGCTATTGTCcgaagtctcagatcaagtgtagtatcacagaaaaaaaaacatcattgctattgcccaaagtctcagatcaagtgtagtatcacagaaaaaaaacatcattgctattgcccaaggtctcagatcaagtgtagtatcacagaaaaaaaataTCATTGCTATTGTCcgaagtctcagatcaagtgtagtatcacagaaaaaaaaacatcattgctattgcccaaagtctcagatcaagtgtagtatcacagaaaaaaaacatcattgctattgcccaaggtctcagatcaagtgtagtatcacagaaaaaaaacatcattgctattgcccaaagtctcagatcaagtgtagtatcacagaaaaaaaacatcattgctattgcccaaagtctcagatcaagtgtagtatcacagaaaaaaaataTCATTGCTATTGTCcgaagtctcagatcaagtgtagtatcacagaaaaaaaaacatcattgctattgcccaaagtctcagatcaagtgcaGAATCACAGGAAAAAAACAGCATTTGTCCATGAATAAAATGAATTACAGGCAACTTAATGATACATAATAGAACTCTAGATTCTAGAAAGACCCCTATTAGCCCACATGTGATTAGCCCATTCATCCCTCTGAAGTGCCCAGGCAGCATTGTCATCCATATGAGCAGGATGGGGCTGACTGTTTGTGTCATTTGGTACCCAAGAGAACTCTTCTGGAATAACCTCATCAACCCCAAAACTAAGGATCCAGTTATGCATTATACAACATGCAAGCACAAGCTTGATTTGTGTCCTCAAGCGATGGAATGGTTTGTTGGTGTCAATGATGCGAAAACGGTTCTTCAGAGCCCCAAATGCCCTTTCTACAGTTACTCTCAAACTAGAGTGCCTCAAATTATACAACTCTTTTGGGTTGGTTGGGTAGTTCCTATTCCCATATTCTTTAAGATGGTACCTACAACCTCGATAAGGAGGAAGAAATCCAGGCCGACAAGCATATCCAGCATCTACTAAGAAGAATTTGCCTAAAACAAATGTGGAGTTCAATTAGATTCATCATTTTGCAGTTACATTTGCTTCTTATTATCACAGTTGATTTAATTACCTGGTGGAACCCTCAACCCATCCTCTCTCTGTAATGCATCAGCAAGAATTGTGGCATCATGAGCTGATCCCTCCCAACCAGCCAGCACATAGGTAAATTTCAAGTCAAAGCTAACTGCTGCTAGCACATTTTGTGTGGGGGCATTCTTTCTACCCCTAAATGCAGCTTGCATCTTGGCTGGAACTTTGGCAAATACATGAGTCCCATCAATGGCCCCAATGCAGTCCTACATGGCATCCAAAATTGCATAGTAAATTGACATGAGCTAATGCAACAATATCCTAGCAGCTATATGACAGGTTTTTTTTACCTTAAAGTAAGGATACCATCTATGGCTGTTGCTAATCTTTACTGGTGTCTCATTGCTTGGAGGTCTAATCATCTCTTGTCTAAGCTCACCAATAGCATACAACACGTCTTTAAAATGGCGGTGGACTGTCTCTATAGACCTTCTCCAATTTTGCTTTACAACTCTAAATCGTTGGTTATGACCaacaatatggagaaacattGCAACTTGCTCTTCAACACAAGAATTTATGTTGTCAGCAAGTAGCTTCTTCTCCCTAAGCAAGTTGCACAAACTAAAAAAGGGTGCCCTTCTCATTCTAAGCATGTTCACACACTCTATATCATTGTAGTTGTAAATTAAGTTCAAGTTCCTTTGGCGCTCCTCATCCCTAATGCTCATTGGACCATAATTGATCTGAGGCCGCTGACtctgaagcattctaagtctagcAAACAGCAGGGCATACATAGCAGTGATAAGAGCAGCAGCACGAGCAAAAAGAATGCGTCTCTTCTCTTCCAAGTCCATctagaaaaaatgaatggaatttaAGGACAAATGCTCAGAATGACAATGTCATCATCATGGACTTGGACAAAAGCTTAGAAAAAGGATTCATCATATACTAGAACATGCTAAAaataagactttcatcatcacagactAGGGCAATAGCTCAGAAAAAAAGGCATCATCATAGACTAAGGCAATAGCTCAGGACAAaaggaatcatcacagatttggacAATAGCTCAGACAAAATGGCAACTTCATATACTTGCTCATAATCTCACAAAGTAGGACATGCATCCGAATCCAAGAACGCAGGACTCACTATCGCACGGTACAGATTAGGGGGGAGGCGAGAGGGGGAGTAGATATACAAAATACCCACGTCAACAAGCAGCAGCACCAGCTAAAGCCCAAcccagcaggtgagggagctcagatctgcaagcacacaagcaaagaaaagaggattagcatacacaaaataggatttttacttgaaaaaaacaagaaaacaatatGAGACCTAAGAACAAGGATCCATACCGCAATAACAGCCAAGAAATCAGATCTGGTGTGCCTGCAGCGAGATCAACAAACACTGGTGACCTAGGGTTTCAAATCGCAAAGAAAAatggagaaagagaaggggaaaaactCACTTGCTTCGAGAGGATGCAAATCCACGGCACCTGCAACAAATCGAGATAGAGGGTAGGCATTAGGAGGCCACGAATCCATCAAGAACAccggggggaggaggaagaggaggtggagcTTACCGGCGGCGCAGACGGGGagcgacaagaagaagaagagagggaggcggcgggAGGGAAGATATATAGGCGGTGAATGGCGGGAACGGGGGAGGTAACCCTAGGATCTTCGCGCCATCTCCCCGGGCACGGAATCGCCAGGCGCGCGAGCTCGCGGGAGCACGGAGCGAGCCAGGCTGAAGAAAAACGGACGATTTGGGCGTTCCTCGCGAGCCAGGCCAGGAGACGGCTTTTGCACGAGCGGAGCCTGGCTCGGGACGGTGGCCAGGAAACCAAACATAAGGAGGCTGCATCCGGAGATGCTGGTTTGCCCTTATGCGGGCAACCAAACACGCCCGATGTGTCCACCCAGAAGCTTACGCACTCGAGCGTGGCGTCATGCCTGCGCCATAGGCTGATGCGCTTCAGCTGCCCGGCCAGACATGAATAGTTAGCTGCTTGATGCGTATGCGTCGATCGGTTTATTGGAATCGGCCGGCCACGAGACGTAAGTGGTCGTGAACAAGGCAGGGTACACGATGCATGCATCCGGTCCCGGAATCCGGATCCCGCAGAATTATTGACTGCATCGATTTCTGGTAGTATATTCGTATGCATGATGATGATTAACTAATAATTACTTAGTTACCGGAATGCAAGCAAGCATGCCCAAAGCAAACTTTGGCATAAGCAAGAGAGTCGAGAGATATCATAATCCGTATGCttttggcttatcagccaagcgaacaggacgagtAAGATCGATCGACTCTGCTCTGAGTGCCTGACAAGATCCCCGGCTGGGCTGACCATGCATGATCACTGGCTCACCGCGTGTGTTGTGTTGTGCCGTCGTCGAGCCTAGCTACACGAATTGTAGCGGGAGAGAGAACATTGCACGCGAGACGTCGCATTCATTCTCTGAATTAGGCACGCCGCCGCCGTGGCGCCTGCCGGGCACGAAAGCATTCGAGCAAGCAACTGAACGCTAGCTATAGGTAGAGGCTGACGGTGCCAACCAACCGAGCTTCGTTTTCCTGCCTCTGCACTCTGGAGTGTCTGGTCTGATGCCCCTGCCATGCATGACACGCTCCATGGCGCTGGACCGCTCCTTTCCGCGCGCGGCAGCAGGCATCGGCGCCGGTCGACGATGGCGACGCCGCATGGGCTCCGCGTCCGCCGCAACGTGCCGTATTCATTGTTCATCCATCGGCTCGCCTGCCGCGATCACCCACGCCCAGTGTGGCAGTACGACGTCCGTCCCATCCCCATCCTATCCTCCCGTACCGTACGTGAATGCTCTCGTCTCGTGATGCTGCCTGCCTGCTGATGGAATGgaagcctcctcctcctcttccaagAGGCAGCAGCAGTACCAGTACGATGGCGACGGTGGCGTGGCCTGTCCTGTTGGAATTCGTCTCCGATGATGCTTGCCAGACACCGAGACACCGACGCCGGCGGGGTGCCGGACGGACGGGGAGTGGCTACTTACGCAACGCGGGGATCATGTGGACTATCTCAGCGACCGGACCTTCAACAACGCAACGCCATTATGCTCCTTGGTTTTGGTTAAGCCGCATGCTGCGCAAATTAAAGGTGAGGCGCTCAGGCCTCCTACGCGTTAGTGTTAGGAAAAGAAAAAGGCACAGTCGCGCTCGCTCGCGTGTCATTTCGATCGGTTGCGATCATCACTGGCTCCATCTTCCTTCTCACTGAGAAGTGAGAACACGGAAAAGAACTTGATTTGCTACTGATTTTGAAATGAAATAGAGTACTCCACCTGTGAATGCGAAACGGAAAGCACTCCGAGGAAGAACTGAAACTGAAATTCAGAGAagcttcttcttctcctcttccGCATTGATGCTCCAAACTGACCACTTTATATGCTGGTCCACCAATGGAAGGCGAGCTGCAATTACTACTCCTCTGACCACTTTGTTGCTGCATTCATGGAAAAAAGTGACAAGTGTATGTTCCGTTCATGGCGTACTGTCACCACAGCGACAAGCCAAAGAACCCATCGTAAGAGCAACTATAATAACAGGccgtaagccgactaaatgctgaggtggaggagagagggaaggagagagaggagaagtgggctgtaagcttacagccggcttgggcacaagaaccaagaaagtctgtgagagagacaagtgggccatgtattaactgtaaagagctaaccactgtatgagtgggctaagagaaggctgcaaagaaccttacagccagcaagccgactgtattattagccttgctctaataaGGACAGAACCGGAAAGGCGAATTACTGTTCCTAATCAACGAAAACCAAAATTGCGCACGTTGTTGTTCTATGTTccgtgaatgaatgaatgaggaGAATGCGCACGTACGAGATAGTGCCGGTTTTTCTCCCGTCCTtttcaaaaaaagagaaaaaaaaggctGAAGCGGTTTTCGCCGCAAAATTCTCATTATTACATTAATTACTGCTGGTTTACAATTGGCAGAGGCCGGAGCAGGTGTTTCCAGTTACACTTACACAcgagttcaaaaaaaaaaggttacacttacacacacacacacggaaACGCACTCGTTAGAACGGAAGTACTTTGTCAGGAACAGCAGCAAGCAAGCAACCACTCCGAGAATTTCAGTAGTATGTGCAGTGCAGTTTCTCTTTGCATTTCTGGGAGTGTGATGACGACAGGCGACTGAAGTTTCTTCCGGTGAATTTCACCACCATTTCTGAAATGGTGTGGAGATTGGGTCCTCCGTGCTGAGATCTGTCAGAAAGCTACGGGTCCCTgtgggcagcagcagcagcatgatgtttgtttgcttgtttttttttttttttttgataaatggCAAATTTATTAATCAGCAGCATGATGTTTGCTTGCTTGGGACCTGCTGTTCTCAAAGCCTTTGACAAACGCACGTTGCATTTATATAGCAGCACCGTGCTGTGCCCGTGGTCATGGCCTCTTCCTTGTGTTTCGGTTTCTTGCCGCTGTGACAAATCCGGCAGCCATAATGAACGTTTTGTTGGAAAATTATATAAAGATTAAAGATCTGATGGACGAGGACCACGGAATCATCGTCGTCTCCGAATCTAACCTCTCAAGAATCAACATGAGCAGGGGAGGAGCGGGTTGATCGAATTCTGAAAATGGATTCCATTGAGTGACAAGTACAGACAAAGCAACTAGTTACAGTGCCTCGCGAGAAGGGCGCGAAAATACAAGCCTTTTCAGCCGAGGCTTAGGGACCCATGCAAATGGTAAACAGCAGGCAGgatgaccaaaaaaaaaaaatgaagatACATAAGGGCTGGGCTGGGTTGGGAATGAAAAATGCTACCACTAGCTAGGTCCCTTCTTGTCCCAAAGCAAGCTGATGGAGATGCAGTTGCAACAAGAAGTCCTCTGCCGGTGCAGGCGTAGCTAGCCGCGTTGAGTTAGCTTGATACAGATCGATCGAGTTGGTCATGGTGGGAAAGGATTCAAATCACACACAGAAGACAGAATCAGCTGGTGCTGGCGTTGACGACGACGAGCTTGCGCAGGAACTCCTTGACCTCGGCGGGGTCCCGGAGCGTGAAGGACGCGCTGGTCTCCTTGGGGAACCTGGACACGAGGATCCCGGCGCCCTGCCCGCGCGCGCGCAGCACCCGGAACGCGTCCTCGTCGGTGCGGTCGTCGCCGACGTAGATGGGGAAGACGTCGTCTTTGGCGGCGTCGGCGAAGCCGAGGGCGCAGAGCAGGAACTCGAgcgccttgcccttgtcccagcgGATCATGGGGCGGACCTCCAGCACCTTGCGGCCCTGCGTGAGGCGCAGGCCCGGGTAGTCCTTGAGCACGGCGCGGACCTGCTCGAAGAGCGCCGCCCAGGCGTGCTCCTCCACGCACCGGAAGTGCACCGACAGGCAGAACTTGttgttctccaccttggcgcCCGGGATGGACGGCTCCACCTGCGACACCAGCGCCGCGTACACCTCCTCCATCACCGGCAGGAACTCGCTCGCCGGCTGGCACAGCACCGACGACTCCGACTCCGCCTGATGATGCAGCAGGGACGGTCAGTCAGTTGGAAGGCACGGGAAGGAAAGAAAACCTCCTCGTTGCTTGCGAgaatgaaaaagaagaagaagatgatgacatGGACACGTGGTGGTGTAAATTTGGAAAGGTCGTCGTACCTTGCCGTGGTGGTTGGGGTCGGCGGTGGGCCCTCGGATGTCCATCCCGTGGCTCCCGGCGTAGTAGAGCTCCGCCAGCCGCACGAAGCTGAACACCTGCGCGAGCGCGAGAGAGCACGTCAgcgtcgccgtcgtcgccgtcACTTTCACAGCACCGAGTAGTAGGAGAGTaccaaaagagaaagagaagtgAGGGGAGAAAAGGAAGGGCGGGGCCCAGAGCTCCCGCCACGCCAAGTGGAGGAGGTGCTTCTAGCTGGGTCGCCGGGATCCAGAGCGAGCTACCGGTGGGCGGTGGCCGCTGGATTTTACTAGGCCTCTTGTGTGGCGCTGAGAGGGCgagggggaggagggagagaggTTCTGGAAGGTGAGAGAGTGCATGTACCTTGTCCCGGCACCGCCCGCTGACGATCGCTGTCGGGAAGCGCGCCGCCACGCCGCGCACCGCGTCCCTCATCTGCGTGTTCACAAACATCGTCGGCGTCAGAGCCAGAGGGATCCTCAtctctttgttttgtttgtttcttttcttgttgTTGGAACTCGGAAGCAGAGCATGCTCTGCTTTCTTGTCCATCTTAGTAGATTAGAGGTGGAAGAAACAGAGAGAACAAGAGCACGCACCTCGTCCGTCATGACGGCGCGGTCGGGGTCCTCCACGATCGGGGACAGCGTGCCGTCGTAGTCCAGGAACACCGCCACCTGCTTCCCctgggccgccgccgccagcgcgtcGAACCGGTCCAATGCCGACGGGTGTCGCTCCTGCATCATCAAAACGGGATCAATTTCTTAGCTTTGTTCCGCGTGCGTTGATTTCGCCGCCCAGCGGCCGGTGGTGTGCGTACATACCATCCAGTCGTCGTGCTCCGCGTCGGCGGCGCCAGGCACGGGCGCCATGAGCCTGTGCCTCGGCGACGAGGCCTTCATGGAGTCGAGCCAGGATCCCACGACGGCGGCGCCGAGGTCCACCTGCGCGGCCAGCTTCCTGCACGAGTCGCCGCCGCCCACTGCCGCCGTCGTCCTCGGCGGCGGGAACGAGAaatgccgcgccgccgcgccgtccTCCGGGGCGATCACCACGCCGTGCTTCGTCATGCTCGCTAGTCACTAGTGGCCGCGACCGGCAACCGACAATCACCGACAATCTGTGTGAAGAACTGAACGGTGGTGGTCGCCGCTGGCTGGACAGACAGATGTGAAGAAGATGCAGAGGGAGAGATGGGTGCTGAATGGGTCGAGCTGCTCGGAGCTTTGGCTGTGTGGGGAGTCTGGGTGCCTGGATGAGGGTATTTATAGGTAGGGGAAGACCGGAAGAGGGCAGGGATGACCAAACTTTTTTGGCGCCCGCTGCTTTTGCCCCTCTCTGTTTGTCTATtttctttttatatatatatatatgaactgaaAAACCTGAGAGAATTTTCTTGCACTTGCACCTTGGGTTATTGAGAAACATGCACCTCAGTGCTCAGGGAAGCACAAGTGGTATTTGTGTGGGGGCCTTTGCCTTTCCTTCCTTTTTTTTCTGTTTAAGTACATTGGTTGCTTCATTATTTCTCTACCAAGATATGTGTGTGCATATTTTATTTGCACAAATTGGGGGGTTTACAGTACGAGGAAATTCTCTAAATATTATGTTTTTCTATAAAATTAATCTGATTCATACAATTTTCTACACgatttttttacttttttttaaaTCCTAATATTCAAGAGAAGCCTTGAAATCAATTTGGAATATACTTCATGGCATATTTATTTAATGTTTAGATATTTAATATTGTAGATGTACATATATCACTTTCTTATAAACTTAATCAAAAGTAGTTAACTTTATAAAATTTGATACATTTGATTTCTAACAAAATCTTGTTTCTTCGACTCATCAGCAATGTCGCTGAAACTATATAATAATGTAAATGCTGTGTGAGGAAACGCAGAAGTAAGAAATCTCttctatttttttctaaaaaaaaaagcaaaactaAAATAATTTGTAATATGAAACCGGAAGGGTATTGATTAGGATCATCCATGTCTTTTGGTTTTTGATGCACTTAATTAACTTTATGACGAAGCAGCTTCCTCAAGAGAAAAACACGAATGGTCAACGTTTGCAACTGAGGTAGGCTCGCAGGCAGGCAGACCGGCGATGGATCCAAAGTCTAGGCAGCTATACTAAACTAATACAAAAACCTTGCGTTAACCAACGCAACAACCGCTTTAACTAACGGCGACTTGGCAATTTCTCGCGAGACCAAACAGGAGGGAAGAAccgatccaaaaaaaaaaaacgggaGGGAAGAAGGGATGCGCCACGCAGGGGCCCCGCGGCCTTGGACGGTCCACGTCGGATCTGGTCACCGTTGCGCTGTCGCCCTCCACGCGTCCACGCAGCCGCGCCAGCTCGGACGTGCCACCCCGGGCCCAGCGCGCAGGCTTGTTGTGTCCACGTGTTCCTCCGAGAGCTAGCTAGGCCCGTTCGTTTAGAGGGATTTGGATGAATCTGGAAGAAtccgtgagagaaaaacactcagcctgttcgtttggcggtggcttatcgtaaatgatcgtaaatttctagtcggaacaatatttttctctcacacaaaccagccaacagtacttcttcataaaccaacaacgatatgaaccagccaaccgaacaggctgactatTTCGAATAAAAAAAGAAACGAAGCCAAATTTAAGGACACGCGAAAGGGCCCTAGTAGGGTGGCAGGACCGGGGGCCCACAACATCCGCATGCGCCGAGCAATTGCGCGCTTGTTCCTGTCTGTCCTCTCCTTCCTGGACTCAGCTCAGCTCCTGTCGCTGTCGGGCTGTGCAAGTGTTAGTAGTATTCTCTTTCCGTGACTCATCTCCACGCTCAAATGTTTAATTCACGCGAGGAATACGAGTCTTGTAATAATGATGATTTAACAGAAAAGAAGCTGCAACTTGGGTTCACTGTCAGTGTCAGTGCAATTTAATTCTTTGGATTCTTCGCAAGCATGCGATCCATGCACCCAAGTAAAAAACACGACGGTGGTTTGGAAATGCACACTGTGCTACTATTTATTTCTTGATTACTCCCTTCattacaaac harbors:
- the LOC136539770 gene encoding probable trehalose-phosphate phosphatase 9 → MTKHGVVIAPEDGAAARHFSFPPPRTTAAVGGGDSCRKLAAQVDLGAAVVGSWLDSMKASSPRHRLMAPVPGAADAEHDDWMERHPSALDRFDALAAAAQGKQVAVFLDYDGTLSPIVEDPDRAVMTDEMRDAVRGVAARFPTAIVSGRCRDKVFSFVRLAELYYAGSHGMDIRGPTADPNHHGKAESESSVLCQPASEFLPVMEEVYAALVSQVEPSIPGAKVENNKFCLSVHFRCVEEHAWAALFEQVRAVLKDYPGLRLTQGRKVLEVRPMIRWDKGKALEFLLCALGFADAAKDDVFPIYVGDDRTDEDAFRVLRARGQGAGILVSRFPKETSASFTLRDPAEVKEFLRKLVVVNASTS
- the LOC136539769 gene encoding protein ALP1-like isoform X2 produces the protein MDLEEKRRILFARAAALITAMYALLFARLRMLQSQRPQINYGPMSIRDEERQRNLNLIYNYNDIECVNMLRMRRAPFFSLCNLLREKKLLADNINSCVEEQVAMFLHIVGHNQRFRVVKQNWRRSIETVHRHFKDVLYAIGELRQEMIRPPSNETPVKISNSHRWYPYFKDCIGAIDGTHVFAKVPAKMQAAFRGRKNAPTQNVLAAVSFDLKFTYVLAGWEGSAHDATILADALQREDGLRVPPGKFFLVDAGYACRPGFLPPYRGCRYHLKEYGNRNYPTNPKELYNLRHSSLRVTVERAFGALKNRFRIIDTNKPFHRLRTQIKLVLACCIMHNWILSFGVDEVIPEEFSWVPNDTNSQPHPAHMDDNAAWALQRDEWANHMWANRGLSRI